AGTACTTTTAACTGGGTCTTCTGGATTTGCGTAGGTTCCTATGTAGTGATCAAAAACTTCCTCTGGTCTACCCATGGCCGGGCCTGTATCTCCATCCGGGAAAACGAGATTGCCGCAGAGTCCATGGGAATCAATATCACCAAATATAAGGTTATGGCTTTTACCATGGGTGCATTCTTTGCCGGGCTGGCCGGTGGCCTGTTCGCCCATTACTTCTACATCGTGCATCCCAACTCTTTTGGTTTTCTCAAGTCCTTCGAAATTCTGGTTTATGTAGTTTTAGGCGGTTTGGGGAGTTTGTCTGGCTCAGCTGCAGCAGCGGTATTTGTTACTCTGATTTCCGCTTATCTGGCCGACTACCCCGAGTTGCGCATGATTATCTATTCTATCGTGTTGATTATAACCATGCTGTTCAGACCCCAGGGCTTGCTGGGTAACAAGGAACTCAGCCTGGATATCTTCAAGAAAGACAGAGGTGATAGTCGTGGCCTTGCTGGAAACTAAAAATCTCACCATTCAGTTCGGGGGTCTGAAAGCGGTTTCCAACTGCAATCTTTACCTGAACAAAGGGGAACTTATCGGTTTGATCGGGCCCAATGGTGCCGGTAAGACTACGGTCTTTAACCTCCTGACCGGGGTTTACAAACCCACTGAAGGGGATATCCTTTTTGATGGCAAAAGCATTGTGGGCATGAAGCCCTATCAGATTACCCAGTCCGGTATGGCCCGGA
Above is a genomic segment from Carboxydocella sporoproducens DSM 16521 containing:
- a CDS encoding branched-chain amino acid ABC transporter permease, whose protein sequence is MKMNWTKTLTTAGIMTAVWLAFTFLFNQGIIGPYWQRIVVTALINIILAVSLNLINGFTGQFSIGHAGFMAVGGYVSAVITVKLAPQWAAAGVAIPQWLLFVIALLAGSLAAALIGFIIGMPTLRLKGDYLAIATLGMGEIIRVMILNIPYVGGASGFMGIPPYSTFNWVFWICVGSYVVIKNFLWSTHGRACISIRENEIAAESMGINITKYKVMAFTMGAFFAGLAGGLFAHYFYIVHPNSFGFLKSFEILVYVVLGGLGSLSGSAAAAVFVTLISAYLADYPELRMIIYSIVLIITMLFRPQGLLGNKELSLDIFKKDRGDSRGLAGN